One window of the Lytechinus pictus isolate F3 Inbred chromosome 5, Lp3.0, whole genome shotgun sequence genome contains the following:
- the LOC129261442 gene encoding NTF2-related export protein 2-like, protein MALSSTSQFSAIDQACEAGEQFYKVFYENFDKKRTLLGKLYLESATMVWNGNPVSGSAEITKFFDKLPVSEHRVDTLDCQPIPTEVTDNQTSVLVITSGKVKFDGKGNFPFAQNFVLTQTPNGVWKVASSSFRYEE, encoded by the exons ATGGCTTTATCTTCCACATCA CAATTTTCAGCCATTGATCAAGCATGTGAGGCAGGGGAACAATTCTACAAGGTGTTTTATGAAAACTTTGACAAGAAGAGAACA CTCCTGGGTAAGCTATACCTGGAGAGTGCCACTATGGTTTGGAATGGCAATCCCGTATCAGGGTCCGCCGAGATCACAAAGTTCTTTGATAAACTACCGGTCTCGGAACATCGAGTGGACACGCTAGACTGTCAGCCTATTCCAA cTGAGGTTACAGACAACCAGACATCGGTTCTCGTCATAACCAGTGGGAAAGTCAAATTCGATGGAAAAGGAAACTTCCCTTTCGCTCAAAACTTTGTCCTCACACAGACTCCGAATGGAGTTTGGAAAGTAGCAAGCAGTTCCTTCAGGTATGAAGAATGA